The region GGTCGGGGCAGAAGTCCTCTATCCCATTGATCTATAATCTCCGCCATGGCTACTTGAACCGGTGCGTCGATTATTCGTGGATCAGCGTCGGCCAACAATGCTGTGCGGAATATCTGGCAGATGAACTGCCCGAGGGTAGTTTTACCCTGCCCCGGACCGCCGATTAAAACATATCTCCCAGCAGGGTCGGGAGGGCTATGCTTCGTCGGTCCGCCGGATTGCTCTGAGGGAGACTCGATGAATCGGCTGCCCGCAGCATCCACTATTGCCGCCGTGAAATTGTACGATTCCTCGTTTGAGCGCCGGCGCTCGTTATCTGCGCTCTGAACGGGTTCGACGGTCACGGGTAAGTCGACGAAGACTTGAGAGAGTGGAATCGCCTCATCTGCCGAGTGGCCCGCTTGCTCAAGTTTGGCGAACTGATCGGAAAGAATGTCTTTTTGCAAGTAGTTGACTATAATTTTATAATGGTCGTGGTGATGCCCCCTGAGATGTTTGGCGAGTTCCATTAGAACATCGCCCGGCGTGATCCATGCGGCGTAGGCTGCCCGTACCCTTTCGTTGTTGTCGAGTAGTGTGCGGATCTTGTCATAATCCCATACATCGTAACTCTTCACATTATTCTGTGCAGAAAACCGTTTCAACGCCGCCAGAACCCGATCCTTGCTCCCGGTGTCCTGAGTCGGCGTGAGAACAACGTTTGTCGCGAATATGTAAAGGTCCGGTATTCTTCGCTTTCTTTTCCTGGAATCGAAAGCCTGCAACTCTTTCTCTAGCTCAATCTCAGCCCAGCGGCCGTCGTTCGAGCTGGATCGTTGCTTAAATTTGGCTTGGATGACGCCATAGCCTGACCAGGTAGCAGCTGTGGGCCCATAATCCGTTGCGCCTTCGAATGTCGCCTCCCGGCCACCGTCGGGGCCGTCGCCAAACGGTGTTATTTCATTCGTGATGGCGTCATAAGCAAGCGACTGGATTAGGTGCTCGAAGGCGCGCGGAGACAAACCATCAAGCCTGTAGTCTGGCATGGTAGCCCTCTCGGCAGGAAGTGGTCCCAGATGCTATCGAAATCGGCGGGGCTTGGTCCGAGAAGGCGCGCACCCTTGTATGTGTCAGATATCCGACGCTTGAAGCCAGGTGGAAGCCCGATCCGCCTCGCGCTCGGCCGGATGGCAGCCTCACCGCGCAGTACGAGAGGGCTGGTCAGGGGCGACAGACCCAGTCGGCCTGCGAGTCGATACTGCTAGGAGGGTTGTCGCCTAGGCTCTGTCCCGCTTTCTGCTGACTCGTCAGCAGGCAGGCGGAAAAGCTGAGCCGCCGGTCAGGTACTCCGGAGCGTGTTGGTCGCGCGCGCGTCTTGCGGCACGCAGTCGTGGGGCAACGATCTCAGGCAGGCGTTGCTCAGCCTCTCGCTCAGCGAAGAAGCCGACGTCGTCCAACTCCTGCGCCGGCAGATATAAGCCGTCGACGTTGCTCAACAGGCCGCAGTCGAACGTAAAACTGACTATTGCGCGTGGTCGTGGCCCAAGGGGCGGCGCCCAATCCACTACTAGCAGATCGCCGACCGCCAGAGATACCCCAAACTCCTCGCGGATCTCGCGGGCACAGGCGTCATGCGGGTATTCGCTCTCGTCTACGTAGCCGCCGGGAAAGGCCCAGTGGTCACGGTATGTGGGCTTGACGAGCAGCACGTTGCCGGCCGGGTCGGTGATGAAAGCCGCAGCGGCGGCGTAGAAGGAAGCCAGGTTCGCGTACCACATGGCGGGCTCCGTCCAGGTCACCTCGATGAGGCTAGCGGACATGTCTGGGTGCGCTCTTATTTAGATGGCTGCTGACACGGCCGCGAGGGCGTGCAGGGCCTTGGTGAGCTGTCGCGACGGATGCTTTGGGCTGAGCGCGGTAGTGAGTTCGCGGACACGTTGCTGAACACGCGCCGACTTGATGCCCCCGTCCTGCCGCACCAACTTCAGGCCCCAGGCGCAGGCTGCATCGGTGTCGCCAGCGCGGGCATGAGTCACGGCGACGAGGGCGGTGTGCAGGGCCCGCGTCCGGGTGTTCTGGCTGCTGAGGATGAGCGCATCGGGAGCGTGTCGAAGGGCTTGCGAGTACAACTTCAAGTCGCCCAGGCACCTCAGCGCCGCCCCGGCCAGGTGGGCAGGGCTGAAGTAGCCCGCCCAACGCGGCCCTGGGTCTGCGCTTACTTTGTCGAGAGCACGCTCTGCCTTGGCGAGGGCAAGCTGGCAGGCGCGCCGCTCACCTGACTGTCCGTACGCAGTAGCGGCGGTGGCATAAAGCCGGGCGAGGACAGAGGCGGGTGCGCGGCCTGCCCCGTCAATGGCTGCTTCAACGAGCCGCGTTGCCTCGCGGGAGTGCCCTAGGAATACGGCCTGCGTGGCCAGGTTGGCCAGAAGGTGAGCGCCGTAGAGGCGGTCGTCAGCGGCCTTGGCGAGCCGCAGGCCGAGCGTCGCGTGATGTTGCGCCACGGGCTGTGCGCCGGCGTCATACGACATGAAGGCGAGCTGGCCAGAGAGTGTTGCCGCTGCGCGCATGAGCTCCCGTCCCACGGCATCGGTGTAAGTGCCGCGCAGCATGGGCGTGACCTGACCCACGAGGAAGTCAGCCATGACGGCACGGGTGCGTGGAGAGCCGCTGCCGTGACGTCGGTCGAGATCGGTGAAGTGGTCTGCCAGGGCATACAGCGACTGAACGTCGGTGGAGCTGACTGTCTGCCGGCCGTTCCTGCTGACCATTTGGTCGCGCAGGTCATACCGCCACCCGAGCGCGGCCTGAAGGGCCTTGCCGCTGTCAAATGCCCCGCTGGCTTGTTGTCCAAGGTGCTTTGTCAGGGCGATCCATACCCGCTCAGCGTTGTCAATCGCTGCATCGACGGACGCGGGGTACACGCATGATCCGAGGCTGTTGGTCGTGCCGAAGCCCAGCTCGCTGAGGGCTACTGACCGCCCGAGCTTTCGGGTAAGTGACTCGGCCATCGCGGCTTGCACGTGCTCGCCAGGCCGGCGACCGCGTAACCACCAGTAGACGCTGGCCGCGTCGTACCGCCAGGTGCCCTCGTTGCGGCCGGCGTGGTTGAGCTGGCGAGCGAAGGCGGCGTGGGCATTGCCGTAGCCGGCGGCACGCAGCAGTTCTTCGAGCGCCGCATTTGTCACCGGTCGCGCCATGGTTCCGCCTCCAGGCATTAGTCGGCCACCAACAGTGATGACCCTATTGGTTGCCAACGTCTTATGGGGATCCGCGCAACCCTGCGCAACCCACTCCTTGAGCAGCGCAACTGGGCGCAGCGCTTGCCATCTGGTCGGCCGATCGGCAGTGAACTTTTGTGATTGCAGAGCTTCGAGGTGCCGGCCAGTCGACGCGTCGCGCACCGGCTAACGGAGGTGGGAATGCAAGGCGACGAGTCAGCAAGTCGAGGCGAGCAGTTTGAGGCGGCCGAGCGGGAGGCCGCCAAGCAGCGCCTCCTGGCCCAGGCCGAGGCGGAGCGCGTACCCGTCAACGACACGACCCGCGCGGTCCCGGACCGGCGGTGGCGGCGTGACCAGCGATGACATCCCCATCGGCCGCCGGGTGGCGAGCTGGCGGGTGCGGCGGCAGATGACGCAGCAGATGCTCGCCGACCGGCTGCGCAGGTCGAAGAGCTGGGTGGACAAGATCGAGCGGGGTGCCCGCACCCTGGACCGGTACTCGGTGATCCAGGAACTGGCCCACGTCCTGCGGGTCGAGCCGGAGGTGCTGCTCGGCCAGCCGCGGAGCGCTCCGGCAGACACACCGGACGGGGTGGACGACATCCGGGCCGCGCTCGCCCGCTACGACATCGGGCAGACTCCACCGCAGACGGACGAGCTAAGGAGGCAGGTCGGGCATGCCTGGTTGACCTACCAGCACGCGCACTACGGGCAGTTGGTGCGGGTGGTGCCGGGTCTGCTGGATGCCGCTCAGGCCGCGCGGAAACCAGAGGCGCTGGTGCAGGCGTACCGGATCACTTCGTCGCTGCTGGTGAAGCTCGGCGAGGCCGACCTCGGCTGGCTGGCCGCCGACCGGGCGATGGCCGCCGCCGGCGACGACAGGCTGCTCGCGGCGGCAGCGAACATCTCGGTGGGTCAGGCGTTGCGCGCGCAGGGCCGCGACCGCCTGGCCCTGTGCGCGCTGCTGCCCGCCGTCGACCGGGTCCTTCCACAGTCGGGCCACTCCGGTAATCAAGAGGTTTGCGG is a window of Micromonospora sp. WMMD961 DNA encoding:
- a CDS encoding NUDIX domain-containing protein; translated protein: MTWTEPAMWYANLASFYAAAAAFITDPAGNVLLVKPTYRDHWAFPGGYVDESEYPHDACAREIREEFGVSLAVGDLLVVDWAPPLGPRPRAIVSFTFDCGLLSNVDGLYLPAQELDDVGFFAEREAEQRLPEIVAPRLRAARRARDQHAPEYLTGGSAFPPAC
- a CDS encoding helix-turn-helix domain-containing protein, translating into MTSDDIPIGRRVASWRVRRQMTQQMLADRLRRSKSWVDKIERGARTLDRYSVIQELAHVLRVEPEVLLGQPRSAPADTPDGVDDIRAALARYDIGQTPPQTDELRRQVGHAWLTYQHAHYGQLVRVVPGLLDAAQAARKPEALVQAYRITSSLLVKLGEADLGWLAADRAMAAAGDDRLLAAAANISVGQALRAQGRDRLALCALLPAVDRVLPQSGHSGNQEVCGAFGDQSCRKRLDQEGEGEGQGEHREWAVGGTLLVQAALAAAGCGEHRRADELTERAAGIAAHLRGYDDPHRTSFGPVAVEVARVLVMVQKGDPIEALKRHSTLVRREGWRRLPAEHRGAYLVDVARAYLQLGDVRGAARALVDADSVAPAEVRCRPLARTLIADVARAQPAPAGVARLATVVGLTR